Within the Metasolibacillus fluoroglycofenilyticus genome, the region AGGAAGTTGTAGCAAAAAACATTGAAGCGATTCAAAAGGGCCGTGAAGCAATCACGGAACAAATCGGCGATCGCGTTGGCGAATGGGCTTTAGCACCAGCAGACGGCAAGCGCCGTTTGTTTATGATTGGTAACGATGCTATCGCACTTGGCGCAATTGCTGCAGGCTCTCGTTTTATGGCGGCATATCCAATAACGCCAGCATCTGAAATTATGGAATATATGATTAAAAAGCTACCGACAGTTGGCGGTGCAGTCATTCAAACAGAAGATGAAATTGCAGCAGCAACGATGGCTATTGGTGCAAACTACGGTGGTGTGCGTTCATTTACAGCATCTGCAGGGCCAGGTCTTTCACTAATGGTAGAGGCAATCGGTTTATCTGGCATGACAGAGCAGCCGCTTGTTATTATTGACACACAACGTGGAGGCCCATCAACAGGCTTACCGACGAAGCAGGAACAATCCGATTTAATGGCAATGCTATACGGCACACATGGTGAGATTCCGAAAGTGGTCATTGCGCCATCAACAATGGAAGAGGCATTCTTTGACACAATTCAAGCGTTTAATATCGCGGAGCAATTGCAGTTACCTGTTATTTTAATGACGGATTTACAGCTATCATTAGGTAAGCAAACAGTAGCGCCATTTGATTACAGCAAAATTAAAATTAAGCGCGGTAAAATTGTTGAAGCAGTAGAAGACGTGGAGTCCAAAGACTATTTTAAGCGCTATGAAAATACAGAGGACGGTGTTTCACCGCGTATTTTACCGGGGACAAAGGGCGGCATTCACCATGTAACAGGTGTAGAGCATGATGAAACAGGGAAGCCATCTGAAGCTACGGGTAACCGTCGCACACAAATGGATAAGCGTATGCGCAAGCTCAATTATTTACAATTTGATACACCGATTTATGTCAATGCTCCACATGAGGAGGCAGATGTGCTACTTGTAGGCTTTAACTCGACACGTGGTGCAATAGAAGAAGTACAAGAAGTTTTAAATGCAGAAGGAATTAAAACGAACCATGCACATGTTCGTCTATTATTCCCATTCCCAGCGGAAGAAATGGCAGCATTAGCTGATAAGGCAAAAAAAATTATCGTTGTAGAAAATAATGCGACAGGCCAGCTTGCAAATATTATGAAAATGAATATTGGCGCACATGGAAAAACAACGACTGTTTTAAAATATGATGGTACACCATTTTTACCGCGTGAGCTAACAAACTTAGTAAAGGAGAAGATTTAATCATGGCAACATTTAAAGATTTTCGTAACTCAGTAAAGCCTAACTGGTGTCCAGGCTGTGGTGACTTCTCAGTACAAGCGGCAATTCAACGCGCGGCTGCAAATGTAGGCTATGAGCCACACGAATTAGCGGTTATATCTGGTATCGGTTGCTCTGG harbors:
- a CDS encoding 2-oxoacid:acceptor oxidoreductase subunit alpha yields the protein MLHQLSWKVGGQQGEGIESTGEIFATAMNRLGYHLYGYRHFSSRIKGGHTNNKITVRPTEVRSIADDLDILVAFDQETIDVNYKELTASSIILADARFEPVAPEDCVAPLFAVPFTEIATELGTSLMKNMVAIGATTALLNLEETVFQGVVEEIFGRKGEEVVAKNIEAIQKGREAITEQIGDRVGEWALAPADGKRRLFMIGNDAIALGAIAAGSRFMAAYPITPASEIMEYMIKKLPTVGGAVIQTEDEIAAATMAIGANYGGVRSFTASAGPGLSLMVEAIGLSGMTEQPLVIIDTQRGGPSTGLPTKQEQSDLMAMLYGTHGEIPKVVIAPSTMEEAFFDTIQAFNIAEQLQLPVILMTDLQLSLGKQTVAPFDYSKIKIKRGKIVEAVEDVESKDYFKRYENTEDGVSPRILPGTKGGIHHVTGVEHDETGKPSEATGNRRTQMDKRMRKLNYLQFDTPIYVNAPHEEADVLLVGFNSTRGAIEEVQEVLNAEGIKTNHAHVRLLFPFPAEEMAALADKAKKIIVVENNATGQLANIMKMNIGAHGKTTTVLKYDGTPFLPRELTNLVKEKI